In Labrus mixtus chromosome 3, fLabMix1.1, whole genome shotgun sequence, a single window of DNA contains:
- the lingo3a gene encoding leucine-rich repeat and immunoglobulin-like domain-containing nogo receptor-interacting protein 3a produces the protein MGICRGRDVGWFLPHLFWLLMIAVSPTLSQGCPQRCECITKLKTVSCYGKRLSAMPDSIPLDTKILDLSGNKLRWVEHGDLLPYQRLEKLDLSENTISVLEPNAFSSLQNLQTLSLRGNQLKLVPMAAFSRLSNLTSLDLSGNKIVILLDFTFQDLRNLKNLEVGDNDLVYISNKAFLGLVGLRELTIERCNLTSVSSQSLSYLHNLVTLRLRYLSISTLEDQNFRKLGNLRGLEIDHWPLLEYISPHSLQGLNLSWLSITHTNITSVPTSALRSLAHLTSLNLSYNPISMLESWALRDLVRLKELHLVNTNLAVVQPYALGGLRQIRLLNFSTNSLVTLEDGAFQSVNTLETLRLDANPLACDCRLLWILQRRKTLNFDGAAPVCTMPVEVQGRALNAFSDSALFDHFTCQKPKIRNRKLQQITAREGQVVSFICRAEGEPTPNIFWISPQRRRITTKSSGRLTVLPDGTLEIRYAQVMDSGTYICIASNAGGNDTYFATLTVSGLPLDAALMANRTYYAGDLNDTNLNDTRVFLKFTLDLKTILISTAMGCIMFLGVVLFCFILLFVWSRGRGQHKNNFSVEYSFRKVDGPAASGGQGGARKFNMKMI, from the coding sequence ATGGGGATATGCCGGGGCAGGGACGTAGGCTGGTTCCTTCCACACCTGTTCTGGCTGCTGATGATTGCAGTGTCACCTACTCTTAGTCAAGGATGTCCTCAGCGATGTGAGTGCATCACAAAACTCAAAACAGTGTCCTGTTATGGTAAACGCCTGTCAGCAATGCCAGACAGCATCCCACTGGACACCAAGATCCTGGACCTGAGTGGGAACAAACTCCGCTGGGTGGAGCATGGTGACCTGCTTCCATATCAACGTCTGGAAAAGCTGGACCTAAGTGAGAACACGATCAGTGTACTGGAGCCAAATGCTTTTTCTAGTCTACAGAACTTGCAGACACTTTCACTGAGGGGTAACCAGTTGAAACTGGTTCCTATGGCGGCTTTCTCTCGACTCTCCAATCTAACTTCCTTGGACCTGAGTGGAAATAAAATTGTGATTCTCTTGGATTTTACTTTCCAAGACCTGCGAAATCTAAAAAACCTGGAAGTTGGAGACAATGATTTGGTTTATATTTCTAACAAGGCCTTTCTGGGTCTGGTGGGGCTGAGGGAGCTCACAATTGAGAGGTGCAACCTGACTTCTGTGTCAAGTCAGTCTCTGTCCTACCTGCATAACCTGGTGACTTTGCGACTCCGCTATCTCAGCATCTCCACCTTAGAGGACCAGAACTTCCGCAAGCTCGGAAACCTGAGAGGCCTGGAGATCGATCACTGGCCCTTATTGGAGTACATTTCTCCTCACAGCCTGCAGGGTCTTAACTTATCCTGGCTGTCTATCACGCACACCAACATCACCTCTGTGCCCACATCCGCCCTTCGCAGCCTGGCTCACCTCACCAGCCTCAACCTCTCCTACAACCCCATCTCTATGCTGGAGTCCTGGGCTCTGCGGGACCTTGTtaggctgaaggagctgcatcTTGTCAACACTAACCTGGCGGTGGTGCAGCCATACGCGCTGGGCGGTCTACGTCAAATCCGCCTTCTTAACTTCTCCACTAACAGCTTGGTGACCCTGGAGGATGGAGCCTTCCAGTCTGTGAACACTCTGGAGACACTGCGTTTGGACGCCAACCCTCTGGCCTGTGACTGCCGCCTGCTGTGGATTCTTCAACGCAGGAAGACCCTGAATTTCGACGGCGCCGCCCCTGTGTGTACAATGCCCGTAGAGGTGCAGGGAAGGGCACTTAACGCTTTCTCTGACTCTGCTCTGTTCGATCACTTTACTTGTCAGAAGCCGAAAATCCGcaacaggaagctgcagcagaTAACTGCCCGTGAGGGACAGGTGGTGTCATTTATATGTAGAGCAGAAGGTGAGCCAACACCCAATATATTCTGGATTTCTCCTCAACGCCGCCGCATCACCACAAAGAGCAGCGGTCGCCTGACTGTGTTACCAGATGGAACATTGGAAATACGGTACGCACAAGTGATGGATAGTGGAACTTACATCTGCATAGCCAGCAATGCAGGTGGAAACGACACCTATTTTGCCACTCTTACAGTGAGTGGGCTGCCACTAGACGCAGCCCTTATGGCCAACCGCACTTACTATGCTGGAGACCTTAATGACACAAATCTAAATGACACCAGAGTCTTCTTGAAGTTTACTCTGGACCTTAAAACCATCCTCATATCCACAGCTATGGGCTGTATCATGTTTCTGGGGGTGGTGCTCTTCTGTTTcatcctgctgtttgtgtggaGTCGAGGGAGGGGGCAGCACAAGAACAATTTCTCTGTGGAGTATTCCTTTAGAAAGGTGGATGGACCCGCTGCCAGTGGAGGACAGGGTGGGGCACGCAAGTTCaacatgaaaatgatttga
- the nfil3-4 gene encoding nuclear factor, interleukin 3 regulated, member 4, with protein MKSLGLHLHEGQDKDILEAENELLRKGHRRKREFIPEERKDALYWEKRRKNNEAAKRSREKRRLNDYVLESHLIAMKEENTRLSAELTAIKLHFGLVRPAAYTGLKSNPPYPNVHSSTQPITATNMHHRSLHRDYYWDGRDSSVIPSHQPVFFPAYAFQTLRSYPYLNTSGSVGSGLLTPLVHPHNLLPTHSFHPVPPILKPVPTRGISDEEVEEQQVHEKMSLYSSAPPRKTSSRGDRNYCSPRHHMSD; from the coding sequence ATGAAGTCCCTGGGGTTACATTTGCATGAAGGCCAAGATAAAGATATCTTGGAAGCAGAAAATGAGCTGCTACGAAAGGGACACCGTCGCAAACGCGAGTTCATACCTGAGGAGCGGAAGGACGCCCTCTACTGGGAGAAACGCCGCAAGAACAACGAGGCAGCCAAACGAtccagagagaagaggaggttgAATGACTATGTGCTGGAGAGTCATCTCATAGCTATGAAGGAAGAAAATACCAGGCTTAGTGCAGAATTAACGGCCATCAAGCTTCACTTTGGTCTGGTCCGTCCTGCAGCCTACACTGGCCTCAAGAGTAACCCACCATATCCAAATGTCCACAGCAGCACTCAGCCAATCACTGCCACTAACATGCACCACCGTTCCCTGCATAGGGATTACTACTGGGATGGTAGAGACTCCTCTGTTATCCCCAGCCACCAACCTGTTTTCTTCCCAGCGTATGCCTTTCAAACCCTGAGAAGTTATCCATATTTGAACACATCTGGTTCTGTTGGCTCTGGCCTCCTCACTCCCCTTGTCCACCCACACAATCTGCTGCCCACCCACTCATTCCATCCTGTACCTCCCATACTGAAGCCCGTTCCTACCAGAGGTATCTCagatgaggaggtggaggagcagcaggtcCATGAGAAGATGTCCCTGTACAGCTCGGCTCCACCTCGCAAAACCTCATCGAGGGGAGACAGAAACTACTGTTCCCCAAGACATCAcatgtctgactga